One region of Eupeodes corollae chromosome 1, idEupCoro1.1, whole genome shotgun sequence genomic DNA includes:
- the LOC129940557 gene encoding uncharacterized protein LOC129940557: MASIVVILFLIFLGAHFQISQCDGDILKAELLLRLSGCHEKEGVSMEVALEHSSMDLNLTHYHELVEKNPKIKCVMSCTFKFMNLMDGCSVILDSKLKHLVNNESAKKTFIALENCESSITETDPCECAYQVDTCVRKEFKKEKENKE; the protein is encoded by the exons ATGGCCAGTAtagttgtaattttatttttgattttcctcGGTGCCCATTTTCAA atttctCAATGTGATGGGGATATTTTGAAGGCTGAACTTTTATTACGACTGTCGGGTTGTCATGAAAAAGAAGGTGTTTCAATGGAAGTGGCTCTGGAGCACTCATCAATGGATCTAAATTTAACCCATTATCATGAACTTGTTGAGAAGAATCCTAAAATTAAATGTGTTATGAGTTGTAcgtttaaatttatgaatttaatggATGGATGTTCGGTCATTTTGGACAGCAAATTGAAACACCTTGTGAATAATGAATCTGCCAAAAAAACCTTTATAGCTTTGGAAAACTGTGAAAGTAGTATAACAGAAACAGACCCTTGCGAATGTGCCTATCAAGTTGACACATGTGTGAggaaagagtttaaaaaagaaaaagaaaacaaggaatag